One Bacillota bacterium genomic window, CGCCGACACGGGATCTGGCTACCCCATGTTGGCGGACCTGAGCCGCGTGAAGATCGATTGGCGTTGGAACCGTGGCTCGTTGCCCGCTACCTGGAGGAAGGGCAGGTGGAATCGTTGCGGGCTCAGTGTGGCCTGACGCTGGCTTCCTGGGAGAACCTCCTGTATCGCTTCCTGCAGGTGGTCAGTGCAGCGGACATCGGGACCGAGCCCGAGGTCTTGGCCAACCGGTATGGCTTCAGCCTCCTTGAAGTCTGCCAACTGCTCGCGGTATCGCGCAAATACCGTCATCAGCCGTTATTCAAAGAACTTGCAGCCAGCTATGGTGACTTCATCTGCTCTTCTAGTTCCGCTGAGATTGAGGATGAACTCACGAAGCTCTATGGTTTCTCGCCGGTTAGCGCAAGGCTGTACCACGAGTGGCTTGCGGAGCTGGCAGCACGCCTTAGCACGACTTCTCTTGGCCCCGGCGAGATGATCTTCCTGGCGATATCCGCCGACGAGGGTGCCCGGGCCAGGTTAGTTGAAGCGAGACACATCCCTGTGCGGCTCCGGTACTTTACGGAAGATGACGCCTTGGAAGGGCCTTACGGAGATTGCCCCAGCAAGGTTTCCGGGCTGAAGTTCAACCGCCTGGTGCGCTATGCCACCGAAGCTAGAGCCCAAGGAGCGCTCTTGACGCTGCCGGACCTGGCGGTCCTTATGGGGATACACGTGGATGCCATTCGGCGGCAGCTAGCTGCCCACCCTGAAGTGGTGGTGCCGACCAGAGGGCGACTAAAGGACATCGGTCGAGGGGTGACCCACAAGGCAGAGATCGTGGAGATGTACTTGCAGATGCACACGGAGACGGAAATTGTGGAACGCACTGGCCACAGCTATGAGAGCGTGGAGGCGTACTTGCGAGAGTTCGCACGGGTCGTCACCCTTGCCGACCAGGGAATGAACCCTGTTATGATCCGCCGCGTAACGGGACGATCCATGGCGCTGGTTAAAGCATACCTTGAGCTTTATCGTCGTTACGACCAGCCTGATTATCACTTCCGCTTGGCCCAACTGCGTAACGTGTTTACGCGGGGAGAGATCCTTGGCCAAAAAAAGGGGCGGCATTTCCCCTACCTTATCGGGGGTGCCGAAAGATGAGGTGGCAGGAAGAGGTCTTTGGGCCCCTTTTAGCCCGCACGGTGGAGAATGCCCAAATCCAGCATCTGGCTGAGCACTATGATCTCGCGCGCGATTCCCGTCTTGCCCAGGCCATTGTTCGATACGTTAACGAGGTACTGGATGCTGAGGAAAAGCGCCGCCAGGTAAAGAGGGTACGCCCGGGGGAGTTATTGTTGAGAACCCACCGAGGCCCCCTAACGGTTGCTGTGCGCACGTCCGAAGACATCGCCCGGGTGGTGAATGGTGAGCGCCTGGACAAGGTGCGACGCGACATTATCGAGCGCGCCAAGGCACAATACCGCGAACTCTTTCCCGAGGCCTCTCCAGAGGCAGTGGAGCGTTTCATTCGCTGTATCTGGCCTGGGTACGCCCCGCGCGGCGCGGTCCCGAGCGCCCTTTGGGGTCCGCGCAAAAAGCGGCCGTGGGGTGCTATTTCCTATGATGGCCATCCTCTGGTGGAATTGGACGTCGAACGGGGTCGCCGATGGGTGGAGCGCGGGGAGCCCCGTCCCGGGCACTTTCCTGAAACCTACCAGAAACTTGCCCAC contains:
- a CDS encoding DUF1670 domain-containing protein → MGRPKRYRERIEFEMHSVQAKSVQSLISQVLQKDFGCSRLKAEVLSQRSLGWLRTLGVPEVPGQVRLAVPATPSRRYARERRMMATITAVDVGEDTEIWRVYGLAALQRRRLLRWLYEIYRSGGWASLAELAAWANLTPTALGARLAPIRRHGIWLPHVGGPEPREDRLALEPWLVARYLEEGQVESLRAQCGLTLASWENLLYRFLQVVSAADIGTEPEVLANRYGFSLLEVCQLLAVSRKYRHQPLFKELAASYGDFICSSSSAEIEDELTKLYGFSPVSARLYHEWLAELAARLSTTSLGPGEMIFLAISADEGARARLVEARHIPVRLRYFTEDDALEGPYGDCPSKVSGLKFNRLVRYATEARAQGALLTLPDLAVLMGIHVDAIRRQLAAHPEVVVPTRGRLKDIGRGVTHKAEIVEMYLQMHTETEIVERTGHSYESVEAYLREFARVVTLADQGMNPVMIRRVTGRSMALVKAYLELYRRYDQPDYHFRLAQLRNVFTRGEILGQKKGRHFPYLIGGAER